The Mastacembelus armatus chromosome 20, fMasArm1.2, whole genome shotgun sequence DNA segment GTTATCTAACCACTTTGGTCAATGCCATAAAGTATCAAAGTTCAATACACAGCCATTTACACTATAGACGAAATGCTGTGAGTTATTGATACAGTAGTGAAAAAAGTATTGAAAGTATTGCAAATAGCGATGGACTGTAAACTATTATAGTAACTATTGGTCATCTCTTTTGCAGGTGAGTGAGTGGGAGGCAGTGGTTTATGGGAAGACAGAGGACCAGTTGATCATGACAGAACTGGCTCGTCAGTACCTGAACCCCTGCCCCCCATCTGGCTTTACCTCAAGGGGTCTTGTCCTTTAAAGTCATCCCCTCACAACACTACTACACCTGTCCAACAAATAAAACCTCCACTCAATCCTGTAAGAGACAATCTAGTGaagacaaatacatttttttattttcaagcaGAAATGCACTGCCAAGGACACCCACAAAGAGACAAGCCTGCTGGTATTGTTTTCAACACATTTCTAGGTCACCgccttttatatttttagaagGGTTTGTTGTTTGACCTGTATTTTCCTTTAGTGTTTATTAATAGCAATGGCTGTTTCtgagttttatattttaatatattgcTTAAATGACAAGAAAGACATTTTATGATATAACGCTACTCACTGTGTATCTCCTCCAGCCTGTTTTGCAAAACTCCACCATTGCTGTTACCAGATAAAAACCACATACATGCAAAGTTTGTAGCTTTTTACTGACATCCATGTACTTTTAAAATCACATCATGGGTCTTGAACTACACATAGCACAGAAAATAATGTTAACAATTgcttttaaattagaaaaaaaaatgcagtgatgTGGTTTTTCTGAAACAGCAGTGTTAGATTGCTGAATGCTTATCCACGGTGATGTGAAGTTTTTCTGGAGCATGGAAATAAGGAGCTGTCAGTATTGCACTACTGAATTGATTTTGCTGCTGAGAAACAAGCAGTGTTTTCTAAGGGCAAACTGGATAGCACTTCTGATGGTTTCgtttttaacacattttctttgtctggCTGTAGGGTCCATCAAGACATTGGTTGAATGTATTTCTTTGCAATGTACATGTGTAAGAATCTCAAGAGTGAAAGggtacatttattttcagtttgttttatttattatctgaCAGCTATTAAGCTTAGATATTAATATAACCTGGGCACCATTAGTTTTTTAAAAGGACAGAATAGTCTAAAAACCCTGATTTGCTCTAAAGCAGTTCTCTCTgtagcagaaaataaatcaccATTGCTTTGGTCAGATGTTTTAGTGTGCAATGGTTGGTACTGACCAGTTGTCATATCATTAGTTCTCTACAACAAGCACCTGGTTGAgaattatttactttttatgtgAAGGCtgtaggttttatttatttaatttctactaatttatttatttctaaaagaCGTTATTGAAGAAAAATTATTGAAGaattttattgtcttttctctttcaaaATCAGGATTGGGCTACTATTCAGTTTTATTGCTCCAAGTTAGAAGAACATGCACTGCCactaatttaatattattttattttcccgGTTGGACAAAGTCTAGCAAATAATCATTCTGTAGTTGTATATGTGATTTTGTAACATAGATAAGACCCTTCTATCTTTTCTTTTGAACAAATGTGTTGACTCCATCTCCGACCTCTAATCACAGACAATTTGCACTTTTTACTCATcgtttaattttaatttgttcataCTGATAATGTAGCTCttgtccttttttatttttgtgtgtgtgcatgtgtgtgttagatgGATGTCTCCCCCAGTCACAGTTAATGCTGACATTTAAGATTATGCTGCTTGATTTTAACACATTCTTTTCTCCTGTTCTGCTGCAGAAATGTCTACTTAGCTGAATATGTTTTCGGCTCTGggaaaaaatactgcaaatgtCCAAATTTGATTCCTGCAGTGACCAGTGTCTAAAATTCTGTATGAATAGGTTTGGATGTGATTCTGATCCATGCTGTTAACCATTTGAAACTAATTTAAGCCTATGAGTAAGAATAAGAAGGGAATCCTATCAGGGAGATCCAGTGGAAGGGAGGAGTATGCAACTCTAAAACAAAAAGTAGACTAATATTCACAAGGCATTATATTTAAATCTGATGGCTGAGATGTGTCTAATctgtatatatttgttatatGGTTAGTTTGTTGGTTTGACTTGTGTTTGTACATTCCATTTGTTAAGTCTGAGTTAATATGTTTGTACGTTAACACCTTGCCATGTAACATAGGAGTTCAGTACATAAACAGGATAGTAGCAACCCTCATATACTACTGTAGTTATGCATGAGCAGAACGCAAGATGCTGGACTTTGCTTTCATTTACAAGTTAAATCACAAATGTAACATTCACACTATATTTTGTAGCATTTTCAGTTGAATTCATAACCAAGGTACCATAGAAATCCTGCCACGTCTTTGTAACCATGCACttaatttggaaaaataaatgcatttgttgCGTCATGGCCTTTTCAAATTCCCTgtctacatctttttttttttttgtgccagtACAAATTAGTGTACATTACATGGCGTTTCCCACTAATAAAGATTTCTGATgatcttttactttttctgaCATGCTCACAGCAGGGATAGCAACTTCTTGAGGTCTTGCCAAAAACATATTCCTAGCAAACAAAGTTTTAGGCTGCAGTTTTTGAGAGGATTTGTCACTTTGCCCTAGGTGGAACTGACACCCAAGCAGGTGAATGTTTGAAGGCTGTGTTCAAGTACTTATACAAGAATTGAAGGTGACTCccctgaagtgtgtgtgtatgttgggaTGCTGTCAACTTGGCCTGGGGTCTAGGGACACGAGCCCCCTCCTCCAGAACAAGAGGCCTCTCCACAGGGTCAGCTGCTGCCCCTAAAGGGGCCCACTCACCCATGACTTAATGCCCCTGGGCTCCTTTGTCCTCTGGGCTGTTGGTTTTAGAGGCCCATTCACTCAATTGCTCCCCAAATGGAGGGAGGCAAAGAACGGGATGACTTGCCTTATGTTGAAGGAGCAGCCGTGCACATGCATACAATGGGCACATAAACACCCGGGCACCGCATTCACGCCATGTCCACTTAATCAATCTGTCCTACTTCACTCTTGTAGAAGAGGCCCTTTTGTTCTTGTGTGATCCACACTAAAAGTTGAAAAATGTCAGGGCCCTTTTGCTTCTTAATTGGTTATTGGCAGCGGCCCTTCTACCTTCTACTTCATGCACGTATTTAGGTGACTAATAGACATGTGGACTGACACCTGTTGTGTACAGTCAGAAAGTAATACAATTATATATCTGTCATTGTGAGATGaagtaaaagtatatttttgttttaatacactGGAAAACATTACATGCGAACATTACTTGGCTCCCCATTAATGGCCCCTGTCACGCATGCATGTTCATTTTTGAGTCTACCTTGAACAGTGCAGACATGAAACAGATCCTGCAGGCGTCCGACCAAATGTCCCTTGCTGTCTTCCTCTGAGCACACACCCAAGAGCAAGCGCTcgaactcacacacactctattTGCCTTTGTGTATGCTAGACAGCAGATGGCAGCCCATTATAGGGCTGACAGAGCAGTCATCTGGCAGGCACCATGTtacccctcctcccctctcccccaCCCCCATTCCCTGAAGACACCCAGCACAACACAGCAGGCACAGGACACTTTTAGGCGGGagagtttcagtgtgtgtgtgtgtgtgtttgttaaaatTGGACCCTGGCCTTTCTGCCTTATATAGGTTACTGTTTCCACTTCTGTGTGAGCACCATGTGGGTTAGGTCAGCTCTCTGATATTCTTTTCATTAATCAGAGCTGCTCAGAAGGGCCAGGGGAGCTGTCTCTCTACGTAACATGAACACACTTCCCTGTGCAAGACATGCCTCCCAAACTCTGGCCTCAGAGTGACTGCCTCCTATAACCCTTATTTCAAAGGATTATACAACAGTGAATATAAAATGATGGGGGGAGGAGAAGTGTGTTTCCTCATGGAGGTCAAGGCCAAGGTTGGCATTAGGTTAGGTGTTTGCATCCTCTGTGAGGAGGTAATCTACACCCCTCGCTCTAGAGACCCTGCTATGGGGACATGCTGGGAGgcaccacagaagaagatgaCATGCGACTTATGAGCGCTCCTCTGGTGTCGCTGAGGCAACCAATGCAATCCAGGTCCTTTGGCAAAGCTTTAAGCAGGACTCAATCACACTTCCTTTCACttgggagattttttttcccttcaggACTGTTAAATGGGAGGGAGGCCCAGTGTTCAAAGGAAAATGAACAGGAGTTGAAATATGAGGTAATACACTTCAGTATGTTTCTagtgaaataaaaagattaTAGCCGGTAAAGGTTTGCTTTTTATAAGCCTAATAATTCTAATAACTTGCATATTATGCAGGCATATACTCTAtactatatacatacatacagattCACATGAGCAGATGATGAAACAAACAAGGTAACAGCTTCAGAGTTGTAGCAAAAGCCTAGGCCTGATTGAAGCATCACTTATGTCACTGATTGCTGCTAACGTCTAAGTTACAGTGGCCTTAGTTACACATACGACTACACCGATTGTAACTATGTTTCAGAGCACACGTCTGCCGAGCTGAGAAACAatacagcaaacagcagctgcttcgCTCTCTGTGTATTCAAAGTTTCAGTCATGTTTCAATTCTTGTCACGCCCCCgtcagtgatgtcacagcaggGGTCGTCCATCGCGTGTAAGAGGCAAATGCCTTCTGGGACATCACTAATTAGGGTGTGTACGTTCATTTTTTAACCTGTTGcttgaatgcagccaagtaaaGAATACCTGACATGGCAGCAAATATCTGCTCATCTCAGGATATTCAAGACCTGTCTTCAGTATTTCAGAAGCTCCCTCGTTCACCCACCAACTCCCCCGCAGCAGCTCCACCACAGTAAACTCAGCTCAGCCACCCAGGACAAAGAGAAGAACCTCTTAGTCGCTCTCGAAGGCCCCGTTGGTCGCTCCCTGGCATTCACTCTTTTTCCGGCACTTGGACAAAATCCTATGGAGCAGGCCTGGGGATCTGTGTGTCTGAGGTTGTGAGGCCACAGGCTGAGACACAGGGCTCGGGGGCCTCCGCACCAGGAAGGGGCCCTCACGCTCACGCTGGCCCCCATCCAgccccacccctcctcctcctcttcctccccctcctctgttCCCCCTCCTGAGGGCCTGCAGAATGTGTCCACTGGGGGACAAAGAGGaaataacaaacacaaaggCCCTGTTTATTCCACATGACCCAAATTCCACCGCTAGCAGACAAGACAGGCCAGGAGCTGTACAGAGGGCTCTGTATGGGCTGTGTGTGAGCTACGTTTAGTGGCAGGCTGTCACATATAAATACCCACTACAGACACAGACTTCAAGACAGATGTGGTGCCTTGTCAGACAGTTGTTAAAGAAGCTATAGTAGGTAAAACACTGCAGATtgccatttaaaatgtatagtaTTTAAAGATATATTGTAATCTCTTGATTGATTCAGAGCGCTCTGTCAAacatttcctgtcatttttAGATAAAAATTTACAACTTCTgtcctttccctctccctcctctttggCCTTAATGAGATGCAGTGCAGAGAGAGGGGACTgactactgtgtgtgtatgtacacaccCACATATAAGTGTGTGTTTAGGGGGGCTAGtaatcagtgtgtttgtcaATTAATGAGAGACGAGAGGGGCCACCTGTTCAGGGGCACTGGGTGGAGACTAGTGGGATGGGATTTGGTGGGGGGATGTGGATAACAGCTGCTGAGTGTGAGTGCAcggtgtgtgtatttgttattACAGCTATTGTATGATTTTACACTTACTTTGCATATCTACTGTGCAGACCTGAATCACTGTCCGATGCTGAAGGTCTCAGAGATGAAGTTCTTCTCAGGCCTTTGGGAGGCAGGTTTGCCTTAGagttggaaaaaagaaaatgagatcCTGATGAAATAACCTGCACGCTGTCCTCTCTCTGATTTACTACATTACTTCTGTCAAATTACAGCTAGAATTGTAAAGGTAAGATAAACTCCATTCATCCCTAAGGGGAAATTCAGTAATGCAGTAATGCCTTTTATTAGGTAAGCTTGATAGCTTGATACAGCGCCACCGGCTACAAACACGGTCGATTTTTAGTCTTTGTATTCATTTAGCCATGGATGTTTTATAAAACTAATCCTCAAAGTACAATCTGCCTTCAGACAttaagcagcagcaacagtccAGTCACACTGCATTGCTGAGCACATTCAGGCACCAACCTGGCTCAGCTCCATCACGCAGGAGGCGGGGAAGTACCCCTGCTGGCCGTCCTGCAGGCGCCCAAACCACCTCTCCTCGTGTTTGGACAGCACCAGGATGGCGTCACCTGCAGCCAGCTCTAGCTCATCAGGCCAGTGGGGCCTGTAGTTGTGCACCACCACCATCTaatggacagaaagacagttgCAGTTACTTTTTCTCAGATAATGCTGTAAGATGCACTTTCAAATTTTGTCCTACATTTAGataaggtttgttttttttttttgcttaactTTTTGCTGTAACCATAAATACTATTCTCAGTGTCCAAATGCTCTTTGCTTCCAACAGGTTAGAGTCAGTCACTGGAAAGGATTACGGATTATGACTTGGAGATTAACTGCTGCAGTGAAATAGAAACCCTAAATCTGGGTCTACTCATCATCTGTTCCACGTAAATATGGTCCTAAGGTAAATATCAGGTAAATGAAACACATAACTGACCTACAGAGAACTGGCTGAAATTACATAACATCCGTATAAATCTTATCCACAAGTCTTATATCCAAATAcgaaatttacatttttttctatttctagtGTTAAAGACTTAGAGGTGACTAAATTAACAATATACAAACCAAGATCCAGCTTCATATCAATTCATGTTTGAGTCATTTTTACGATGTGACAAATGTTTAACTTGCCTTTTCGGGTTCTGTTCTGAATCGATACCTCCCTGTTAACCATTGAAAGCAGAGATGAATCAGCACAAAGGTTAGTTTTACCATTTGTCAAACCTGCAAATGTACGTCAGAACATCTTTACATTAATGCTTGTAAATGTATTTCAGTCCAACCACGTCTTTCAGAAAACGAGCACTCCttaagcagagaaaacaaagatcTAATTGCATGATTTATCAGCTAACACTGATATACCATCTTGCTGTCACGGTGTAAATAACATCATGCTGAGCCATAGCACGTATGATTCCACTCACCTTGTGGTGCAAGGACAGTGGTGAAGACTTCAAAGTGTTCATGGCTGTGCATGTAGATACGCTGCATCTTGATGACACTTGTACACTGGCCGAGGCTTTTGTGCTCTCTGCACTACCTTTAAGTAAAAGCAGCTGACTAATCCACTGCAGCACTGACTGCAGCCTCCTACAAACAATGGCACGTCCTTCCtagggaacacacacacacacacgcgcacacacaagCAAGTACGGCACAGCACTAAGATCTGCAGTAAGtttatgacaaaaacaaagtgtattAGACAAATATTTGGTGTTTTCCAACACTTTAACTTCACCAGACACTGGTCAATTCTCAATATTTCCTGGCTGAGAAATTAAAGGCAGACTTCATCTCAGCAATCATGCTTGACCATGTCATCTTTGTGCCAGTGTGCATTGTTCTTTGACCATCTGGTCACATGCGAGAGAAGTTTAGAGGACATTGCCGCCAAGTGAATGAGAATTCATAATTTTCCCTCATCAACACTGCTTGATTGATTTAGGGTTATTGACTGTGTCCCATTTTCCAATGGCCTGGGTAAGCAGGGACAAAGATAAATGGGCTTGGGACAGAGTAGCGGGCTGCTCAACAGATGGGGACTCAAACTCCCTCCCCACCACCATAACAACCACCCACCCTCTCCCATTCCAGTGCAATGGAGCTTGGGTGGGAGTTTGTATCAGCTATTAAAAAGCATCCATCAATAATATGAGAAATCTGTGATGACGATGATCAATCTGAGCACTGGAGGTTTCCTGCAAACATGCAGAATAAAATGTTATGAAACCCACAGGTAGAACATTATTCATTTCTATCCtgtaaaaaaactaaatataaaaaatagaatTACTATCATAGTTGGCAGGAAATAAGGTAGAAGTCTTGTTGGATGGGTTAGATGGAGAAGTGTGCTTGTCTGAAATAGGAAACACTTGTAAATGGATGAGACAACTAATTCACTTCCTTATCTGTGAACAGCCAAAGTGATCTTGGACTCCTCTGGCCTTAAGACAACCGTACCATAAAACAGAAAGCTAGAGACCAAAATATCATTGGTAACAGAGAAAGACGCTCAACAGAAATTAGAAGAATCATACTACTCATTGTGTTATCAGCTTTTTATGGATACGGGTTGTGTCATAAGGGCCAAATTCTGGCAGTGAAAGTGATCTGTTACACTTCTCACTGCTCCTAATCAGTGTGAGGCCTCCAGTTTAGTCACGAAAGCCAAGCCAAGTCTTTACATAACCAAAAACCACAGCTAAGCTGCTTAGAAGCCCAGTCTAATGCTTACTTCTAGGAGGATGAAAGTACATGTGCACTGAGCTGCTTCCTGTTCAAGTCGGCAGTTATTAAAATTATATGGATAATAAATTCGTGCGTCCCGTATTTTACGTTGGACACTAACAGAACCACGGGTGATATATAATGGAAACGTTAGACGGCACTGGCTACATCAGCCATCATAAATCCATtactaataattaataattaatacacTGAATCAACCTTTACCGTCTTGAGCATGTGTCAGATGTTTGTTGCTGCAGCTTCATTGTACAAACGAAGTTGCAGCTAATAAATATTTGGGTTATgtataaaaattttaaaaacttgtGTACGGCAACATTTGATTGAATGTATTCTGATTTGTTAGGTTTATTATTTATCATCTGAACTGATTCAATGATGTACACTGACAtcataaaatgacatttaccatgttcatttatttttatattatccAGCCCTATAAACTAGTATCTTCTTTTATcctaaaatattgtttttaatcacatgCTCAACCCACAGGATACAACAACCTGATGTCAGTGTGGGTTTCATGCCTTTTCTGATGTTATTACATTAATACCATCAGTGCTTTTTCCTAATAATTTGGTCACACTAGGAAAAtctattagtttttttttttttttttgaggatcTACATAACAAAATACTTCACtacaaattctgtttttttctgtctaaacaatgAACTTATGTCAAACTactgtaaattgttttcttctctATGGCACCAGCTTACTGTATTTGTAAGTTAACGCCTTTTAAGAGGTGACAGCTCTGTGTTCTTGCACATTTTCCTCCGTCCTAATTAATCCTTGAggtaattaatattttataccctacaaataaaaatgtagtgATAAGCACACAGTGTTGTGATGCTCCCATGATGCTTTACTCCAAACTAATGCTTTGTTATTCCTCAGACAGCACTGCTATGTCAAGTCCAAAAACTTTATATAGTACACTACCAGTATATTTAACAgcttatattttttatttaacttatttattCCCCATTGACATTAAAGCCACTTTTGGCAGTAAAGTCTTATAAACTGCATTAAATCACATGATTTAAACGTTTGCTGCAATAATAAAGTGTATTTATCACAGTGTTTACATGAATAACACATCTGAAAGAGGCTAGAGACCAATTTACAGCAAAAGTTATTCACACAAAGTGAATGAAGCGTAAAAAATGCTGGACAGTCACAGCATCAGACTCATCGATCAGAGGTTAAACATTTCACGTCATGTCACGCTGCATCATGAATGTCCAGTCCAACTCTCTGATGCCAAGGCACAAACAGATCTCAGCGTTTCCCAGGCTTGGACCTCTTTTTTCCTCCCCCAGCTCTACCTCCTTTTCCTTTCCCCCCCTTCCCTTTGCCTTTTCCTGGCACGTTGCCTCTGCGTCCTTTCTTCCCCGCTCCCTTCTTGTATTTGGCTGCGgcctcctctctgtcctcctctctcatctGTTTATTGACGGCCTTGGTGACGTCCAGCTTGGACTTCTTGCTGTCCATGATTTTCAGAAGCTCCAGCTGCTTGTGCTTCTCATTAGAGAAGTCACCGATGAGCGGCTCAAACTTCCTCTTCTTGCCTCTGCTCTTTGCTGGTTTCTCTTTGGGCAGCTGCTCCTGGAACCTCCCCATGGATGCTGTAGAGGTTTTGGCCACACTCACTGCTCTGGTCAGCTCGTCTTTGGACTGCTGGGCTTTAGGGGTCAAGCCCAGACCTGGGACTTTGACTTTCTGAACCCTGGCAATGTTTTTCAGCCTGTTGAGTTCGTTTTTGGCCACTCTCTCCTTTTTGGCTTTCATTCGTTTGGCGAACTGGTCCTCATTGGGGTCTGCGGTCTCCGGCACCTCAATCAGCCAGTCCTTGGTGTCATCGTTGGCCCTCTTGTAGCCCCAGCGCCTTCTCCACTCTTTCGCAGTCTCGTCCCAGACCAAGttggtcttcttcttcttctgtatgCCTTTCAGTTTGGCGAACTGCTCCCATTTCGTCGGGGGTTTGGGCTTAGGAAGCCGCTTCTCTCTGGGCAGCGGAGTTGTCGGGTCTGGTAATTTGGCAACTATCGCCTCCTGGACTCTGTCCGTGGGCTGTTTCCACACCTCATTGATGAGCAGCTGCGTGTTGCCACGAGCTAAAGCCCTCAGAAAGTCCTCTTTCCTCTGCTCCCTGACATCCCGGCAATCGATGCGGTTTTTGTCGGACGCCAGCAAGTTACCGATGTCGAAGTCCAGGTCCAACTCTTTGTGGACCGAGATGCTGCTCAGCTTCTCTGCCTCTTCCCTCTCGGCTTTAGCCAACAGCTCATCCACACAACACGCAGCCATGTCGCTCCGCGCGGCGCAACCCACGTGTGCGGCAGATAAACTACATCCGGGTCACAGCGTGTCGGAGGGGTGGGAGGGTCCACATGTGGGCACGAGAGGGCGACATTGGTCCATTTTTGTCCACGTGCGTTTGCTGGTTtcttaaaatgtgaatgtgctGAACAAATAATCGGCGATTTGTGtgattcatttcaaaatgatcaaaaacTCAATGTTCCAAAGCAAAAATCATGAAGTTATTTCATAACTATGGACCATAACTGTACAGGGTGTTGACCACTGTGTGTTTACTCAGTaggtttgttgtattttgttatagactctttgttttgcttcttcttcctctctgccaCTGTAGCACCACAAGATCCCCTTGGGTATTCACTATTTTCTCAACAAATCTGCCCAGAACATATTGTTATTCAAATCTTTCTAAAGTCAAAGAGTTTATTGTACAAATGTAGTCAAATTTAGCTGAAAACTCTCAGTATACGGTGTTTTATTACTAACACCAAGATAAAATCATAATCCTCAGTGTTAAAGCTGTTTAGAGCTTTAAGTGTTAGGACATGTGCTACAGATGAATTGTACTGTGTTATACTggcaggtgtttctattattttgtccagctTTTTAATAGGCGTGAGACTAGGCTCAATAACAGAAAGACCTGTCTGTACAATACAGAGCACAGTgcaacagcagaacaaactgcagcctccaaaatgatcactGAGTTTGAACAGAACTGAATCTTAGCTCCTTAATCAGGAGGATTTATTAGAGGACTGTTGTTAGTTTTGGTGAAGCTAATAAAATGCCAGACTTGTATCTGCATTTTGGACCAAAATCAACCCCTATACCCTGTGATATCAATATTTTTGATATCACGGggtatgtaaatatttattttcatgtaaataTCGATTAACAAAGCATCATAGTCTCACAGTCCATTTAAATTGCTGTTCTTCAGCTTTTCATTGAGTTACATGATCT contains these protein-coding regions:
- the LOC113121963 gene encoding E3 ubiquitin-protein ligase SH3RF2, with protein sequence MQRIYMHSHEHFEVFTTVLAPQGRYRFRTEPEKMVVVHNYRPHWPDELELAAGDAILVLSKHEERWFGRLQDGQQGYFPASCVMELSQANLPPKGLRRTSSLRPSASDSDSGLHSRYANGHILQALRRGNRGGGGRGGGGVGLDGGQREREGPFLVRRPPSPVSQPVASQPQTHRSPGLLHRILSKCRKKSECQGATNGAFESD
- the rrs1 gene encoding ribosome biogenesis regulatory protein homolog; translated protein: MAACCVDELLAKAEREEAEKLSSISVHKELDLDFDIGNLLASDKNRIDCRDVREQRKEDFLRALARGNTQLLINEVWKQPTDRVQEAIVAKLPDPTTPLPREKRLPKPKPPTKWEQFAKLKGIQKKKKTNLVWDETAKEWRRRWGYKRANDDTKDWLIEVPETADPNEDQFAKRMKAKKERVAKNELNRLKNIARVQKVKVPGLGLTPKAQQSKDELTRAVSVAKTSTASMGRFQEQLPKEKPAKSRGKKRKFEPLIGDFSNEKHKQLELLKIMDSKKSKLDVTKAVNKQMREEDREEAAAKYKKGAGKKGRRGNVPGKGKGKGGKGKGGRAGGGKKRSKPGKR